Within Cyanobium sp. AMD-g, the genomic segment ATGTGGGCCTGCTGCGCCGCACCCTGGCCGTGGTCAAGCGGGTGTTCCCCTTGCGCCAGCGTCCCCAGCCCCTCTACCGCGACCGCACCTGCCTCAACTTCGACATCGGCCGCTGTCCGGGGGTCTGCCAGGAAAAGATCGGCTCCGACGACTACCACCACATCCTGCGCAAGGTGGCGATGGTGTTCCAGGGTCGCAATGACGAGCTGCTGGACCTGCTGCGGCAGCAGATGGAGCGCTACGCCGAACGGCTCGATTTCGAGGCCGCCGCCAGGGTCCGCGACCAGCTGCAGGGCCTCGACCTGCTCACCGCCGACCAGAAGATGAGCCTGGGGGACAGCTCCGTCAGCCGGGATGTGATCGCCCTGGCGGCGGATGATCGGGTGGCGGCCGTCCAGATCTTCCAGATGCGAGCCGGCAAGCTGGTGGGGCGGTTGGGCTACACCGCCGATGCGGCGATCGCCACACCGGCCGAGGTGCTGCAACGGGTGGTCGAGGAGCACTACAGCCAGGTGGAGCCGGTGGAGATTCCGCCGGAGCTGGTCTTGCAGCATGCGCTGCCGGCCCAGGAGCTGATCCGTGAATGGCTGGCGGAGCGGCGGGGGCGCAAGGTGCGCCTGGTCGTCCCCCAACGGCGCCAGAAGGCCGATCTGATCGAGCTGGTGGAGCGCAACGCCGGCTTCGAACTGGCCCGGGCCCAGCGGGGGGCGGAGCAACAGCTGCTGGCCACCGAGGACCTGGCCCAGTTGCTGGAGCTGGCGGTGCCGCCCCGGCGGATCGAGGGCTATGACATCAGCCACATCCAGGGCAGCGACGCCGTGGCCTCCCAGGTGGTGTTCATCGACGGGCTGCCGGCCAAGCAGCACTACCGCAAATACCGGATCCGCAGCAACAGCATCCACGCCGGCCATTCCGACGACTTCATGGCCATGGCGGAGATCATGCGGCGGCGCTTCCGCCGCTGGTCGCAGGCCAAGGCCGAGGGGGCCGATCTGGCCGCCCTGCGCCGTGCCGGTGCCTCGGCCCTTCACACCGACGGCCTCAGCGACTGGCCGGACGTGGTGATGATCGACGGCGGCAAGGGCCAGCTGTCGGCGGTGATGGAGGCGCTGCGGGAGCTGGATCTGCACGAGGAACTGACGGTGTGTTCCCTGGCCAAGCAGCGGGAGGAGGTGTTCCTGCCCGGTGCCGGCGACCCCCTCGATACCGAGGCCGACCAGCTGGGGGTGGTGCTGCTGCGCCGCCTGCGGGACGAGGCCCACCGCTTCGCCGTGACCTACCACCGCCAGCAGCGGGGCGAACGGATGAAGCGTTCCCGCCTCAGCGACATCGCCGGGCTCGGACCCAAGCGGGTCAAGGATCTGCTGGCCCATTTCCGCTCCATCGACGCCATCCAGCTGGCCAGCCCCGAGCAGATCGCCGCCGTCCCCGGCATGGGTCCGGCCCTGGCCCGGCAGGTCTGGGAGCACTTCCATTCCCCCATCGATGGGTCCGATGTCGCCGACGAAGGCGAGAACGCCCCCCTGGAGCTGGCCGGATGAGAGCCGCTGGGAGGTGGGGTGCCGCGGGGCTGCTCTCCTGGCGGCTATGGGCCGGACTTCTTGGCCTGTGGCTGCTGCTCCCCTCTGCGGGGGGGGCGGCACTGGCCGCACCGGGTCTGTGCGTCGGGCCGGTCTGCGGCGACGAGATCAGCCGCAGTGCCCAGTACCACTGGCAGCTCAGGCTGCGGGTGAGCGACCAGGAGAACCACCGGGAGCGGATCCTGGTGGACTGCCGCAACGGGGGCATCAGTCCACAGCTGGGGCCCGTGGATCGGGCCTATGCCGCCGCCGTGGCCCGCCGCTACTGCCGACTAACTTGGCGGTCCGACGCACCACCTGGTGCCCCCAGGTCTTGAGATGACGCTGCCGCTGCCCTTGGCCGTGAGCTTCCCCCCCGAGGCCTACCTCTGGTTCAAGACCCTCCACATCGTCGGGGTGGTGGTGTGGTTCGCCGGGCTGTTCTACCTGGTGCGGTTGTTCATCTATCACCGGGAGGCGGCCGAGCTGGATCCCCCCCTGCGGCAGGCCTTCGAGACCCAGTACGCCGTGATGGAACGGCGCCTGGCCAACATCATCACCACCCCGGGCATGGTGGTGGCCGTGGCCATGGCGGTGGGCCTGCTGCTGGTGGAGCCGATCTGGCTGAAACAGGCCTGGATGCACGCCAAGCTGGCCGCCGTGGCGGGTCTGCTCGTCTACCACTGGTTCTGTTACCGGCTGATGGGCCAGCTTCAGCGGGGTGAATGCCTGTGGAGCGGCCGCCAGCTGCGGGCCCTCAACGAACTGCCCACCCTGCTGCTGGTGCTGGTGGTGATGCTGGTGGTGTTCAAGAACCAGTTTCCCACCGGGGCGGCCACCTGGTTCCTGGTGGCCCTGGTGGTGTTCATGGCTGCCTCTATCCAGTTCTATGCCCGCTGGCGGCGCTTGCGCAGTGAACGGCTGGCCCAACAGGAGAGCGGTGGTGCTGCGGCCTGAAGCCCTCGCCCATCCGCTCACGCCGGTGCTGCGGCAGGTGCGGGCCGACAGCTGCCCGGAGCGGCTCAACTTCCACTGCCACACCATCTGCAGCGATGGCAGCTTCCACCCCGAGCAGCTGGCGGCCGAGGCCCTGGCCATCGGTCTGGAGCACCTGGCCGTCACCGATCACCACGCCCTGGCGGCCCACGGGGCCATCGCTTCCGCCTTCGAGGCACACAGACGGCGGGGCGAGCCGGCCCCCGTCCTCTGGCGCGGCGTCGAGATCAGCTGCCTTCTGGAGGGTTGCCTGGTCCACGTCCTGGGGCTGGGTTTCGCCGAGGAGCACCCCTCCCTTCATCCCTACCTTCAGGGCACATCCGTGGTAGGGCCGGCCCTGCGGGCCGAGGCGGTGGTGGCGGCGATCCAGGCCGCCGCAGGCCTGGCGCTGCTGGCCCACCCCGCCCGCTACCGCCTGCCCCACCAGCGCCTGATCGCAGCGGCGGCGGATCTGGGCTTCGACGGGGCCGAAGTCTGGTACGACTACGCCATGCGGCCCCGCTGGCAACCCACCGAGCTGGTGTGCGAGGCGATCGCGGCGGATCTGGAGCAGCGCGGCCTTCTGATGAGTTGTGGTACGGATACCCATGGGCTGGTGCTCCACGGCCGCTAGGGTTTGCTGACACGTTTCTCCTTGCGTCGATGGGCCTGTTCGATCGTCTGTTCGGTTCCCGTGCCGCCTCGGTGACCAAGCCTGAAGCTGCGGCCAAGGCCAAACCCAAGGCCGAGACCTTTTTCCTCGATCCCGAGGCTTCCACCAGCCTTGGCGATGTCAAGTTCATGAAGCGGTCGAACACGATCCGCCACACCTTCCCCGGCAACGCCGACAGCCCCGGCGACAAGGAGATGGTGGCCGAAGTGGCCTCGATGGAGGCCCGGGTGGAGAAGATGACCCCTGGCCTGGCCGGCATCCAGCCCACCGAAAAGGGTTCCGTCAACCTCACCGGTGGGATCCCCAAGCCCGTCAAGAAGACCTTCGCCCAGCAGATGAGCGCCGCCGAGCTCGGCCAGCGCATGAAGGGGGCCGCCGTCACCCCCACCAACGTCCCCGGCGGTGCGGCGGCGGCGAAGCAGCAGAAGGACGCGGAGGCCCAGAGCCAGCCGAAGATCAGCCAGCAGCCCGCCAAGCCCGGCAACACCGATCCCTTCCGCTCCATGGTTCGGGACCTCGACCTCTGATCCCCTGAAGGACGCGAGGGTCTGGTTCAGCGTTGCTCCACCAGCCCCTCGCTCTCCAGCACCAGCTCCCTCAGCCCCTCCAGCCGCAGGGGATCGGCCCCTTCCCACAGGCCCCGGTGGTGGGCCTCCAGCAGCCGCTCGGCCATGTCCCGCAGGGCCCAGGGGTTGGAGCGGGCCAGAAACTCCCGCACGCTCCCGTCCTCCAGCCAGGCCGCGCTGATGGCGCCGTAGCCCCAGTCCGGCACCCGCCCGGTGCTGGCGTCGTAGGCGAACAGGTAGTCGAGGCTGGCGGCCATCTCGAAGCCGCCCTTGTACCCGTGCTCCTGCATGGCCTCGATCCAGCGGGGATTGAGCAGGCGGGAACGCAGCACCTTGTCGAATTCCCGCTCGAGGCGGTGCAGCCGCGGGCGCTGGCTGCGGGAGTGGTCGCCGAACCAGAGGGCCGGGGCCTGGCCCTGGAGCCGTTCGGCGGCGGCGCTGAGGCCCCCCTGGAACTGGTAGTAGTCGTCGGAATCCAGCAGGTCGTGCTCCCGGTTGTCCTGGTTGTGCAGCACCACCTGCACCTGGGCCAGACGCCGTTCGAGCCCGCTGCGGTCGGCCGTGGCGGCGATGGCGCCGCCGCTGGACCCGTCGGAGGGATCGCCGTCGTAGCGCCAGGCGCTCCAGTTGAGGAAGGCCTCGCCCAGGTCGCCGCGCTCCTCCCAGTTGCCGCTGTCGATCAGCCCCTGAAGCCCGGCCCCGTAGGCCCCAGGCGCCGAGCCGTAGATGCGGCCCCCATGGCCTTCGAGCCTGGCTGAGGCCGCCAGGGGATTGTCTCCGGGATCTTCCGGCAGGGCCGCCACCAGGCCGGTGGCGCGGTTGAACCAGCCCACCAGCTGGGGGAAGGCATCCCGGAACAGGCCGGAGATGCGCAGGGTGACATCCACCCGAGGACGGCCGAGCAGGCGCAGGGGAATCACCTCCACATCCACCAACCGCCGCGTCGGGCCATCCCAGACGGGGCGCACCCCCATCAGGGCCAGGGCCTGGCCGATGTCCTCGCCGCCGTTGCGCATGGTGGCTGTCCCCCACACCGACAGGGCCAGGGTGCGCAGGTCGTCGCCCTCCTCCTGCAGGTGGAGTTGCAGCAGTAACTCGGCGCTGCGCCGTCCCAGGTCCCAGGCGGCCTCCGTCGGCAGGCCGCGCAGGTCGACGCTGTAGAAGTTGCGGCCGGTGGGCAGCAGGTCCGGCCGGCCGCGGGTAGGCGCCCCAGAGGGCCCCGCGGCGATGCGACCGCCGGCCAGTCCGGTAAGCAGGGCCTGGCGCTCGGCCTCGCCGCAGGCCAGCAGGGGCGGCAGCAGCTTCTGGCGCAGGTGCTGGAGGGCCCGCTCGGTGGCGGCGCCAATCGCCCCAATCGCCCCCGGTTGCGCCGGCGACACCGCGGCGGCTTCGGCCAGCTGCTCCGCCACCAGGCCCAGGGCGGCGGCCTCCAGCACGGCGACCCCGTCACCGATGTGGCGCAGCACGGGACCGCCTTCCCCGGGGGCGGTGAGCCGGCCGCGGTCGGCGGCGGAGAGGGGGGCCTCCTCCGGATCGGACCAGGGGTCGAGATCCAGTCCCAGGTCGAGGGCGATGGCCTGGGTGAGCCCGGGTACCCCCGCCTGGGGCGCCCGGGCCAGGCACAGCAACAGCTCGGCCAGCTTCGCCGGCGCCGGCAAGGTGCCGAAGGTGTGCAGGCCCAGGCGGATCTGGGCCTCTTTCAATTCACACAGGTAGCCGTCGGCCGCCTCCAACCGGGCTTCCAGATCCACCAGGGCCATGGCGGGCAGTTGCAGCTGCTCCAGCAGGGTGCCGAGGCGCTCCCGCAGCAGCGGCGCCCGGGCACTGCCCAGCTGGCGCGCTTCCCAGTACTCATCGAGCAAGGCCTCCAGGGCCTGGAGGTCGCCGTGAAGGCCGGCCCGGCCCAGGGGTGGGGTCAGGTGGTCGAGGATCACCGCCTGGGCACGGCGTTTGGCCTGGCTGCCCTCGCCCGGGTCGTTGACGATGAACGGGTAGAGGTGTGGCAGGGGGCCGAGGGCCCACTCGGGAAAGCAGTCCTGCGACAGGCCCAGCCCCTTCCCTGGAAGCCATTCGAGATTGCCGTGTTTGCCCACGTGCACCACCACCTGGGCACCGAAGCTCTGGCGCAGCCACAGGTACTGGGCCAGGTAGGCGTGGGTGGGGGGCAGGTCGGGGCTGTGGTAGCTGAGGCTCGGATCGCGGTCGTAGCCGCGCTCGGGCTGGATCAGCAGCAGCACCCGGCCGAAACGCAGCCCCCGCACCGGGAAGGCCGGGCCCCCGGTCAGCCGTTCCAGGCCCGCGTCGGTATCGGGCGGCCCCCAGACCGCCTCCAGCCGCTGGCGGCCCTCCGCCGGGAGGGTGGCGTACCAGCCCAGGTAGGTGGCCAGGGGCAGGTGGGTCAGGGGAGGACGATGGCCGCTCTCCGGGTCGTTGCTGCGGCCCTCCAGGAGCCGGTGGATGAGGGCATCGCCATCGGCCGGCAGGTCGTCGGCCGCCCCCAGGTCGTAGCCGGCCTCCGCCAGCCAGCCGAGCATCAGGGCGGCGCTGGCGGGGGTGTCCAGGCCCACGCCATTGGCCAGGCGACTGTTGCGGTTGGGGTAGTTGGCCAGCACCAGGGCGACACGGCGCTTGGGGGCCGGTGTCAACCGCAGGTCGGTCCAGGCGGCGGTGAGCTGGGCGATCCAGTCGAGCCGCTCCCGGTCCGGTTCGTAGCGGTGCAGGGCGGTGGCGAGGGCGTCGCTGGTGGAGCTGCGTTCCTTGAAGGCACCCACCCGGGTGGTGAGGCGCCCATCCAGTTCGGGCAGGGCCACCTGCAGGCTGAGGTCGAGCGGGGCCAGGCCGATGCTGCTCTGCTGCCAGGCCTCTCGGCTGCGGCCGCTGCACAGCACCTGCAGCACCGGCACCCCCAGCCGTTCCCACAGGGGGGCTCCCAGGCCCGCCTCCTCAAACGACACCGAAGCAAAGCCCGTGCCGCAGAGCACCGCCTGCACCTGCTCCCGCCCCAGCAGATCCGCCACACCCCGCTGCACGGCCCCGTCCCGCAGGCTGCTGACCCACAGGGCCCTGGGGGAGAGCCCGCGCTGGCGCAGCGCCTCCAGCAGCGCCTCCATCACCGCCAGATCCCCCGCCTGCCAGAGGGCCCGGTACAGGATCAGCCCCACCCGGGAGCCGGGCTCGTCGCGCCAGTCGTGGGGCAGGGGGTCAGCGGCGGGCATCGGGCACGGCGGCTCGGGACGGCTGCCGGCCAGCAGGGCCGCCAGGGTCTGGAGCAGCAGGCGCAGATTGGCTGCGCCGCCCTCCCGCAGGCAGGCCGCGCAGGCCAGGGCCAGGGGGCCATCAAGGCTGCCGAGGCCAGCCAGGGCCTGCTCCTCCTCGGCGGTTCCGGCCAGCACCAGCAGCTGGCGGCCCTCGCCGCCCTCCACCCAGTGGCGCAGGCACTCCAGGCCGTAGCTCCAATGACCGCGGCCCCCCAGCAGCCGCACCACCACCAGGCGGGTGCTGGCCAGGGTGGTGGCCACGTAGTGGTCGATCACCGCCGGGTGTTGCAGCGCCGCCAGGTTGAGCGCTCTCAGCTCCGCCGGCAGCAGCTCCGGCTCGCTCGCGAGCAGCTGGGACACCGCCAGCAGATCCGTGTCGGCGCTGCTGAGCAGAACCACAGGGGCGGGTGGCTGCTCCACGAAGAGGGCCCCATCGTCCGCCGTCCTGTCCCCGGGTATGGACGCGAGTCGATGCATGCCCCCATCCTGCCGAACGCGGTGAGAAGATCGCATCGTCGCCACCGCCTTCCATGCACCAGTTCCTGCCCTATGCCTGGTTTGGCGGACAGTGCGTCCCCTTTGCTGAAGCCACCCTGTCGGTGGCCACCCACGCACTGCATTACGGCACAGGCGCCTTCGGTGGCATGCGGGCCCTGCCCAATCCCGCCGACAACAACGAGATCCTGCTCTTCCGCGCCGACCGCCACGCCCGCCGCCTCAGCCAGAGCGCCCGTCTGTTGCTGACCGAGCTGGCCGAGGAGACGATCCAGAGCGCCATCACGGCCTTTCTGCAGGCCAACCGACCCACCTGCCCGATCTACCTGCGGCCTTTCGTCTACACGAGCGACCTCGGCATCGCCCCGCGCCTGCACAACATCCAGACCGACTTCCTCATCTACGGCATCGAGATGGGCGACTATCTCTCCCCCGAGGGTGTCAGCTGCCGGATCAGCAGCTGGTGCCGCCAGGAAGATCGCTCCCTGCCCCTGAGGGGCAAGATCAGTGGCGCCTACATCACCAGCTCGTTGGCCAAGACCGAAGCGGTCAAGAGCGGCTTCGACGAGGCCCTGCTGCTCAACAGCCGCGGCAAGGTGAGTGAGGCCAGCGGCATGAACCTGTTCATCGTGCGGGACGGCGTGCTGATCACCCCCGGCGTCGATCAGGACATCCTCGAGGGCATCACCCGCGCCAGCATCATGGAACTGGCGCGATCGATGGACATCCCTGTCCTGGAGCGGGCGGTCGACAAGACCGAGCTGATGATCGCCGACGAGGTGTTTCTCAGCGGCACCGCCGCCAGGGTGACCCCGGTGCGGCGGATCGAATCCACCGATCTCTCCAGCCACCGTCCCGTGATGGAGCGCCTCCGCGACCGCCTCACGGCGATCACGGAGGGCCGCGATTCTTCCTATGACCACTGGGTCACCCGCATCCGCCTCGACGCCTGATGGTCGTCTCCACCGCCATCCACTGCCCCACCGATCGCATCAGCTTTCTCGACTGGTTGCACGGTCCGGAACGTCCCGTGCTCGTCTTCGACGGCGCCACCGGCACCTCCCTGCAGGAGATGGACCTGACGGCGGAGGATTTCGGTGGCGCGGCCCTCGAAGGCTGCAACGAGAACCTCGTCTTCACCAGGCCCGATGCCGTCCAGGCGGTCCATCGCCTCTTTCTGGAGGCGGGCTGCGATGTGATCGAAACGGACACCTTCGGGGCGGCCTCGATCGTGCTGGCCGAGTACGGACTGGAGGATCAGGCTTTTGCCATCAATCGCCGGGCGGCCGAACTGGCCCGCGAGATGGCCGCCGCCTTCAGCACCCCGGCCAAGCCCCGTTTCGTGGCGGGATCGATGGGTCCCACCACCAAGCTGCCCACCTTGGGCCACATCGATTTCGACACGATGAAGGCCTCGTTCCGGGAGCAGGCCGCCGGTCTGATCGCCGGAGATGTCGACCTGTTCATCGTCGAGACCTGCCAGGACGTGCTGCAGATCAAGGCGGCCCTGCAGGGGATCGAGGAGGCCTTCGCCGCTGCCGGTGAACGGCGCCCCCTGATGGTCTCCGTCACGATGGAAACCACCGGCACGATGCTGGTCGGCTCCGACATCGCCGCCGTGGTGGCGATCCTGGAGCCCTTCCCGATCGACGTGCTCGGCCTCAACTGCGCCACGGGGCCCGAGCAGATGAAGGAGCACATCCGCTACCTGAGCCAGCACAGTCCCTTCGTGGTGAGCTGCATTCCCAACGCAGGCCTGCCGGAGAACATCGGCGGTGTGGCCCACTACCGGCTCACCCCCACCGAGATGCGGATGCAGATGATGCATTTCGTCGAGGATCTCGGCGTGCAGGTGATCGGTGGCTGCTGCGGTACCACCCCGGCCCACATCGGCGCCTTGGCGGAGCTCGCCGCCGGTCTGCAACCGGCCCAGCGGCAGGTGCGACGGCCCCAGCAACGTCTGGAGAGGCCGCCGCTCCACTACGAGCCGGCGGTGGCTTCGATCTATGGCGTCACCCCCTACTTCCAGGACAACTCCTTTCTGATCATCGGCGAGCGGCTCAATGCCAGCGGTTCGAAGAAGGTGCGGGAGCTGCTCAATGACGAGGACTGGGATGGCCTGGTGGCGGTGGCCCGGGGCCAGGTGAAGGAGAACGCCCATGTCCTCGATGTGAACGTCGACTACGTGGGACGGGATGGGGTCAAGGACATGCATGATCTGGTGAGCCGGCTGGTCACCAACGTCAACCTGCCATTGATGCTCGATTCCACCGAGTGGCAGAAGATGGAGGCTGGCCTCAAGGTGGCTGGTGGCAAGTGCATTCTCAACTCCACCAACTATGAAGACGGCGATGAGCGCTTCTTCAAGGTGCTTGAACTGGCCCGGGACTACGGCGCCGGCGTGGTGGTGGGCACGATCGACGAGGAGGGCATGGCCCGCACCGCCGAGCGCAAATTCGCCATCGCCCAGCGGGCCTATCGCGATGCGATCGAGTTTGGCCTGCCAGCCCACGAAATCTTTTACGACCCCCTCGCTCTGCCGATCTCCACGGGTATCGAGGAGGACCGGGCCAATGCGGCGGCCACGATCGAGGCGATCCGACGCATCCGCAGCGAACTTCCCGGTGTGCACGTGGTGCTGGGGGTCAGCAACGTCAGTTTCGGGCTGTCTCCAGCTGCCCGCATCGTGCTCAACTCAGTGTTCCTGCACGACTGCTGCCAGGCCGGGATGGACGCCGCCATCGTCAGTCCGGCCAAGATCCTGCCGCTGGCGAAGATCAGCGATGAACACCAGCAGATCTGTCGCGATCTGATCCATGACCGGCGCCGTTTTGAGGACGGGATCTGCGTCCATGATCCGCTCACCCTGTTGACCACCGAGTTCGAGGGGGTGAGCGCCAAGGAGGCCAGGGCTTCAGGCCCTTCGCTGGCCGATCTGCCACTCGAGGAGCGGCTCAAGCAGCACATCATCGATGGCGAGCGCATCGGTCTGGAGGCCGCCCTCCAGCAGGCCCTGGCGGAGCATCCACCGCTGAAGATCATCAACACCTTCCTGCTGGATGGCATGAAGGTGGTGGGTGAACTGTTCGGTTCCGGGCAGATGCAGTTGCCCTTCGTGCTGCAGAGCGCCGAGACGATGAAGTCGGCTGTGGCCTTTCTCGAGCCGCACATGGAGCGCAAGGAGGGCGAATCAAGCAGCAAGGGCAAGTTCCTGATCGCCACCGTCAAAGGAGACGTGCACGACATCGGCAAGAACCTGGTGGACATCATCCTCACCAACAATGGCTATGAGGTGATCAACCTGGGCATCAAGCAGAGCGTCGATGCGATTGTCGAAGCGCAGCGTCTGCATGGGGCCGACTGCATCGCCATGAGCGGCCTGCTGGTGAAATCCACCGCCTTCATGAAGGACAACCTGGAAACCTTCAATGCGCTCGGCATCTCCGTGCCCGTGATCCTCGGCGGTGCGGCCCTGACCCCCCGTTTCGTCCACGGTGACTGCCGAGCGGCCTACCGGGGCCAGGTGATCTACGGCCGTGACGCCTTCGCCGACCTGCGCTTCATGGACGCCCTGATGGACGCCAAGACCGCCGGCCGCTGGGACGACCACGCAGGTTTCCTCGACGGCGCCCCCGAGGGGCTGGGTCTCGGCGACCCCGCCGCCCCGGCGGCAGCCGCAGAGGAGGACACCGCGGTGAGCCCCAACGCCGTTCAGGCGGAAGCCCCACCAGCCGCGAGCGAGGAGCGATCCGCCGCCGTGCCGGCCGAAGCGGCTATCGCCCCGCCGTTCTGGGGCACCCAGGTG encodes:
- the uvrC gene encoding excinuclease ABC subunit UvrC; amino-acid sequence: MAEPAGDVIGPLLLQRERLSARLRELPAEPGCYLMRDASDRILYIGKSKSLRARVRSYFRSSHDISPRIALMVRQVCEIEFIVTDSEAEALALESNLIKNHQPHFNVLLKDDKKYPYLCITWSEAYPRIFITRRRRLRSPLDRFYGPYVDVGLLRRTLAVVKRVFPLRQRPQPLYRDRTCLNFDIGRCPGVCQEKIGSDDYHHILRKVAMVFQGRNDELLDLLRQQMERYAERLDFEAAARVRDQLQGLDLLTADQKMSLGDSSVSRDVIALAADDRVAAVQIFQMRAGKLVGRLGYTADAAIATPAEVLQRVVEEHYSQVEPVEIPPELVLQHALPAQELIREWLAERRGRKVRLVVPQRRQKADLIELVERNAGFELARAQRGAEQQLLATEDLAQLLELAVPPRRIEGYDISHIQGSDAVASQVVFIDGLPAKQHYRKYRIRSNSIHAGHSDDFMAMAEIMRRRFRRWSQAKAEGADLAALRRAGASALHTDGLSDWPDVVMIDGGKGQLSAVMEALRELDLHEELTVCSLAKQREEVFLPGAGDPLDTEADQLGVVLLRRLRDEAHRFAVTYHRQQRGERMKRSRLSDIAGLGPKRVKDLLAHFRSIDAIQLASPEQIAAVPGMGPALARQVWEHFHSPIDGSDVADEGENAPLELAG
- the hemJ gene encoding protoporphyrinogen oxidase HemJ, with the translated sequence MSFPPEAYLWFKTLHIVGVVVWFAGLFYLVRLFIYHREAAELDPPLRQAFETQYAVMERRLANIITTPGMVVAVAMAVGLLLVEPIWLKQAWMHAKLAAVAGLLVYHWFCYRLMGQLQRGECLWSGRQLRALNELPTLLLVLVVMLVVFKNQFPTGAATWFLVALVVFMAASIQFYARWRRLRSERLAQQESGGAAA
- a CDS encoding PHP domain-containing protein, translated to MLRPEALAHPLTPVLRQVRADSCPERLNFHCHTICSDGSFHPEQLAAEALAIGLEHLAVTDHHALAAHGAIASAFEAHRRRGEPAPVLWRGVEISCLLEGCLVHVLGLGFAEEHPSLHPYLQGTSVVGPALRAEAVVAAIQAAAGLALLAHPARYRLPHQRLIAAAADLGFDGAEVWYDYAMRPRWQPTELVCEAIAADLEQRGLLMSCGTDTHGLVLHGR
- the cobN gene encoding cobaltochelatase subunit CobN; this encodes MHRLASIPGDRTADDGALFVEQPPAPVVLLSSADTDLLAVSQLLASEPELLPAELRALNLAALQHPAVIDHYVATTLASTRLVVVRLLGGRGHWSYGLECLRHWVEGGEGRQLLVLAGTAEEEQALAGLGSLDGPLALACAACLREGGAANLRLLLQTLAALLAGSRPEPPCPMPAADPLPHDWRDEPGSRVGLILYRALWQAGDLAVMEALLEALRQRGLSPRALWVSSLRDGAVQRGVADLLGREQVQAVLCGTGFASVSFEEAGLGAPLWERLGVPVLQVLCSGRSREAWQQSSIGLAPLDLSLQVALPELDGRLTTRVGAFKERSSTSDALATALHRYEPDRERLDWIAQLTAAWTDLRLTPAPKRRVALVLANYPNRNSRLANGVGLDTPASAALMLGWLAEAGYDLGAADDLPADGDALIHRLLEGRSNDPESGHRPPLTHLPLATYLGWYATLPAEGRQRLEAVWGPPDTDAGLERLTGGPAFPVRGLRFGRVLLLIQPERGYDRDPSLSYHSPDLPPTHAYLAQYLWLRQSFGAQVVVHVGKHGNLEWLPGKGLGLSQDCFPEWALGPLPHLYPFIVNDPGEGSQAKRRAQAVILDHLTPPLGRAGLHGDLQALEALLDEYWEARQLGSARAPLLRERLGTLLEQLQLPAMALVDLEARLEAADGYLCELKEAQIRLGLHTFGTLPAPAKLAELLLCLARAPQAGVPGLTQAIALDLGLDLDPWSDPEEAPLSAADRGRLTAPGEGGPVLRHIGDGVAVLEAAALGLVAEQLAEAAAVSPAQPGAIGAIGAATERALQHLRQKLLPPLLACGEAERQALLTGLAGGRIAAGPSGAPTRGRPDLLPTGRNFYSVDLRGLPTEAAWDLGRRSAELLLQLHLQEEGDDLRTLALSVWGTATMRNGGEDIGQALALMGVRPVWDGPTRRLVDVEVIPLRLLGRPRVDVTLRISGLFRDAFPQLVGWFNRATGLVAALPEDPGDNPLAASARLEGHGGRIYGSAPGAYGAGLQGLIDSGNWEERGDLGEAFLNWSAWRYDGDPSDGSSGGAIAATADRSGLERRLAQVQVVLHNQDNREHDLLDSDDYYQFQGGLSAAAERLQGQAPALWFGDHSRSQRPRLHRLEREFDKVLRSRLLNPRWIEAMQEHGYKGGFEMAASLDYLFAYDASTGRVPDWGYGAISAAWLEDGSVREFLARSNPWALRDMAERLLEAHHRGLWEGADPLRLEGLRELVLESEGLVEQR
- a CDS encoding branched-chain amino acid transaminase; translation: MHQFLPYAWFGGQCVPFAEATLSVATHALHYGTGAFGGMRALPNPADNNEILLFRADRHARRLSQSARLLLTELAEETIQSAITAFLQANRPTCPIYLRPFVYTSDLGIAPRLHNIQTDFLIYGIEMGDYLSPEGVSCRISSWCRQEDRSLPLRGKISGAYITSSLAKTEAVKSGFDEALLLNSRGKVSEASGMNLFIVRDGVLITPGVDQDILEGITRASIMELARSMDIPVLERAVDKTELMIADEVFLSGTAARVTPVRRIESTDLSSHRPVMERLRDRLTAITEGRDSSYDHWVTRIRLDA
- the metH gene encoding methionine synthase, with the translated sequence MVVSTAIHCPTDRISFLDWLHGPERPVLVFDGATGTSLQEMDLTAEDFGGAALEGCNENLVFTRPDAVQAVHRLFLEAGCDVIETDTFGAASIVLAEYGLEDQAFAINRRAAELAREMAAAFSTPAKPRFVAGSMGPTTKLPTLGHIDFDTMKASFREQAAGLIAGDVDLFIVETCQDVLQIKAALQGIEEAFAAAGERRPLMVSVTMETTGTMLVGSDIAAVVAILEPFPIDVLGLNCATGPEQMKEHIRYLSQHSPFVVSCIPNAGLPENIGGVAHYRLTPTEMRMQMMHFVEDLGVQVIGGCCGTTPAHIGALAELAAGLQPAQRQVRRPQQRLERPPLHYEPAVASIYGVTPYFQDNSFLIIGERLNASGSKKVRELLNDEDWDGLVAVARGQVKENAHVLDVNVDYVGRDGVKDMHDLVSRLVTNVNLPLMLDSTEWQKMEAGLKVAGGKCILNSTNYEDGDERFFKVLELARDYGAGVVVGTIDEEGMARTAERKFAIAQRAYRDAIEFGLPAHEIFYDPLALPISTGIEEDRANAAATIEAIRRIRSELPGVHVVLGVSNVSFGLSPAARIVLNSVFLHDCCQAGMDAAIVSPAKILPLAKISDEHQQICRDLIHDRRRFEDGICVHDPLTLLTTEFEGVSAKEARASGPSLADLPLEERLKQHIIDGERIGLEAALQQALAEHPPLKIINTFLLDGMKVVGELFGSGQMQLPFVLQSAETMKSAVAFLEPHMERKEGESSSKGKFLIATVKGDVHDIGKNLVDIILTNNGYEVINLGIKQSVDAIVEAQRLHGADCIAMSGLLVKSTAFMKDNLETFNALGISVPVILGGAALTPRFVHGDCRAAYRGQVIYGRDAFADLRFMDALMDAKTAGRWDDHAGFLDGAPEGLGLGDPAAPAAAAEEDTAVSPNAVQAEAPPAASEERSAAVPAEAAIAPPFWGTQVLTEAAIDLDEVFAYLDRNALFAGQWQLRKTQQQSRQEYDAMLAEKAEPVLQEWLSRCRAEGLLTPRVAYGYFPCARDGNGLVVFDPEGMAAGAPPATGGQELGRFVLPRQRSGNRYCIADFYRDGVTAADGSLRPSDVLPMQAVTMGDGATSFAQQLFRADRYTDYLYFHGLAVQMAEALAEWTHARIRREMGFAAEEPTALRDVLAQRYRGSRYSFGYPACPNVADSRQQLAWLHTDRIGLTMDESDQLEPEQSTTALVALHSQARYFSA